One region of Myxococcales bacterium genomic DNA includes:
- a CDS encoding class I SAM-dependent methyltransferase, with product MAHVCPWWLGYLLINPLRKLVENPEKMLAPHIRPGLTILDVGCGMGYFSLPAARLTGRDGRVIGVDLQPKMLDGLRRRALKAGLAERIEARSGDAPPLGVGDLAGKIDLVLTIHMVHEVPDKKDLFARIVEVLRPGGRLLFIEPPRHVTPATFEESLAVAREVGLRVVEQPKPLAAVLEKAPAAA from the coding sequence ATGGCGCACGTTTGTCCCTGGTGGCTCGGCTACCTGCTGATCAATCCGCTGCGCAAGCTGGTCGAAAACCCCGAAAAAATGCTGGCCCCGCACATCCGCCCCGGCCTGACGATTCTCGATGTCGGTTGCGGCATGGGCTATTTCAGCCTGCCGGCGGCCCGGCTGACCGGCCGGGACGGGCGGGTGATCGGCGTCGATCTGCAGCCCAAGATGCTGGACGGGTTGCGCCGGCGGGCGCTCAAGGCCGGTCTGGCCGAGCGGATCGAGGCGCGGTCGGGCGACGCGCCGCCGCTGGGCGTGGGCGACCTGGCGGGAAAAATCGACCTGGTGCTGACGATCCACATGGTTCACGAGGTGCCCGACAAAAAGGATTTGTTCGCCCGGATCGTCGAGGTGTTGCGCCCCGGCGGCCGGCTGCTGTTCATCGAGCCGCCGCGCCACGTCACTCCGGCGACCTTCGAAGAAAGTCTGGCCGTCGCCCGAGAGGTGGGCTTGCGCGTCGTCGAACAGCCGAAACCGCTGGCGGCGGTACTGGAAAAGGCGCCCGCCGCGGCGTAG
- a CDS encoding glycosyltransferase, whose product MGRPRIRKQVLTAALRVKNEEQNLPRCLENLARFCDHIVAYDDGSTDGTVKLLRSHRKVRHVVSMNKGFYHETHDRSIALALATLTDPDWIVKWDADETLEERGVENIRRLMEIPGYKAWMCQRFNFVGDERHGDLETMHPLMFRYAPGKVFYYNIKFHKSFPNVDQVDGLWGRVNFRVKHFGYLDKRAKLTAVEQMGYTFGDYLNRDYEWVDEPRAPLLYQTVRRPPNQAATEPPNEPQPSDWQYTQKRFSLPPDEIDRRFVVLEDFLGGLSLPESEQLIDRLAALVKANGSLEHLLRLTYDRAIFHYLWRDRPRARELFELARSQSEAVWPFLHFRAGLYLERLAAADEPPSLVPPLATEPAPFEVHNRFRRLFLPEFLRRRGGRPTVLFGGGHHTLVLDDEGAVRALRPVGYVEEIIRSGSINAPRLTLDEAARIQNAVLLFSGFKDDALWRRVQEFGAAKLVVQPMYSMRPDGGPFWFDDYLASRSR is encoded by the coding sequence ATGGGCCGTCCGCGTATTCGCAAACAGGTGTTGACCGCCGCGCTACGGGTCAAGAACGAGGAACAAAACCTGCCGCGCTGCCTGGAAAACCTCGCCCGGTTCTGCGACCACATCGTCGCCTACGACGACGGCTCGACCGACGGCACCGTCAAGCTGCTGCGTTCTCACCGGAAGGTGCGACACGTCGTTTCGATGAACAAAGGCTTCTACCACGAGACGCACGACCGGAGCATCGCCCTGGCCCTGGCCACGCTGACCGATCCGGATTGGATCGTCAAATGGGACGCCGACGAAACCCTCGAGGAGCGCGGCGTCGAAAACATCCGCCGCCTGATGGAAATCCCCGGCTACAAGGCCTGGATGTGCCAGCGGTTCAACTTCGTCGGCGACGAGCGGCACGGCGATCTGGAAACGATGCATCCGCTGATGTTTCGTTACGCGCCGGGCAAGGTGTTCTACTACAACATCAAGTTCCACAAGTCGTTTCCGAACGTCGACCAGGTCGACGGCCTGTGGGGGCGGGTCAATTTCCGCGTCAAGCATTTCGGCTATCTCGACAAGCGGGCCAAGCTCACCGCCGTCGAACAGATGGGCTACACCTTCGGCGACTACCTCAACCGCGATTACGAGTGGGTCGACGAGCCGCGCGCGCCCTTGCTCTACCAGACGGTGCGGCGACCGCCCAACCAGGCCGCGACCGAGCCGCCGAACGAGCCGCAGCCGTCCGACTGGCAATACACGCAAAAGCGCTTTTCCCTCCCGCCCGACGAGATCGACCGCCGCTTCGTCGTGCTCGAGGATTTTCTCGGCGGGCTGTCGCTGCCCGAAAGCGAACAGCTCATCGATCGCCTCGCGGCGCTGGTGAAGGCGAACGGCTCGCTGGAACACCTGTTGCGGCTGACCTACGACCGGGCGATTTTTCATTACCTCTGGCGCGACCGGCCCCGCGCGCGGGAACTGTTCGAACTGGCACGGTCGCAAAGCGAGGCGGTCTGGCCGTTCCTGCACTTCCGCGCCGGCCTGTATCTGGAGCGGCTCGCGGCCGCTGACGAGCCGCCGTCGCTCGTGCCGCCGCTCGCCACCGAACCGGCGCCGTTCGAGGTCCACAACCGCTTCCGGCGGCTCTTTCTGCCGGAGTTCTTGCGCCGCCGCGGCGGCCGGCCGACGGTGCTCTTCGGCGGCGGACACCACACGCTGGTGCTGGACGACGAGGGAGCCGTTCGGGCCTTGCGGCCGGTCGGCTACGTCGAGGAAATCATTCGTTCGGGCAGCATCAACGCGCCCCGGCTGACGCTGGACGAGGCCGCGCGGATCCAGAACGCGGTGCTGCTTTTCTCGGGTTTCAAGGACGACGCCCTGTGGCGTCGCGTGCAAGAATTCGGCGCCGCGAAACTGGTCGTGCAGCCGATGTACTCGATGCGGCCGGACGGCGGTCCTTTCTGGTTCGACGACTACCTGGCGTCGCGTTCGCGGTAA